A genomic region of Synechococcus sp. NOUM97013 contains the following coding sequences:
- a CDS encoding glycosyltransferase has translation MSLLLLLWPLALIQRPETESPLWARRSLILLISVLTLRYLSWRCTASLNLESSVSTGLSGLLLLAESWLLITGLLPLWLAWRRFPDRRREAQARLQAWQASQWRPHVDILVPTYGEPLEVLQRSLLGCTQQSYAHTSVLVLDDAGREEVKRLAKRLGCRYQHRPERLHAKAGNLNAGLSECHGELVAVFDADFIPQHRFLERSIGFLLDPDVALLQTPQSFINADPVMRNLRMESWLLPDEESFYRWIEPVRDGWGAVVCAGTAFVVRRRALDEIGGFVEGALSEDYVTGIALRAQGWKLLYLQQKLSAGLAAESMEDFVRQRQRWANGTLQSLGLPHGPLRACGLSPGQRLAYLEGVIHWLNNLPRLVLMLMPLSYGLVGIAPILLDQRAIIELMLPLWGTVLLSIGWLNRNSRSALLTELTGWVLTVPLVVSLICQVLGSSVGFQVTPKHRQRSRGGWSWLLALPLIVLSLFNLANLLELVHQLMLQGWGELGALQLGLVWAGLNLLGTLVALRACWNPPQSDPSPWLSLDHAANVTDAGGHSHPCRITAISESGVELAFATKVPPIVASSQLQWTTIVPPLPVELLKIQERRAALDWGELNRRQQHSLIHWLFCSDGIWPDRRPRQEVLGLLMLLKRLLFGGSDPQAFDRSLVPRRS, from the coding sequence GTGAGCCTGCTGCTGCTGCTCTGGCCGTTGGCGCTTATCCAGCGGCCGGAAACGGAGTCTCCGCTGTGGGCCCGACGCAGCCTGATCCTGTTGATCAGCGTCCTGACCCTGCGTTATCTGTCTTGGCGCTGCACCGCCAGCCTCAATCTCGAAAGCTCGGTTTCCACCGGCCTCAGCGGCCTGTTGCTGCTGGCGGAGAGCTGGCTACTGATCACCGGTCTGCTGCCGCTATGGCTGGCCTGGCGCCGCTTCCCGGATCGACGTCGGGAAGCCCAGGCACGCCTTCAAGCGTGGCAGGCCTCGCAGTGGAGGCCCCACGTCGACATCCTTGTTCCCACCTACGGCGAGCCGCTGGAGGTGCTCCAACGCTCGCTTCTGGGCTGCACGCAACAGAGCTATGCCCACACCAGCGTCTTGGTTTTGGATGACGCTGGCCGTGAGGAGGTGAAGCGTCTGGCCAAACGACTGGGCTGTCGCTACCAGCATCGCCCCGAACGCCTGCACGCCAAGGCAGGCAACCTCAACGCCGGGCTAAGCGAATGTCATGGCGAGCTGGTGGCGGTGTTCGATGCGGACTTCATCCCCCAGCACCGATTCCTGGAACGCAGCATCGGCTTTCTGCTGGACCCCGATGTGGCCCTGCTGCAGACGCCGCAGTCATTCATCAATGCCGATCCGGTCATGCGCAACCTGCGGATGGAGTCGTGGCTGCTGCCGGATGAGGAGAGCTTCTATCGCTGGATCGAACCGGTACGGGACGGCTGGGGGGCCGTGGTCTGCGCCGGCACAGCCTTCGTGGTGCGACGGCGCGCCCTGGATGAAATCGGCGGCTTCGTCGAGGGTGCCTTATCGGAGGACTACGTCACCGGCATTGCCCTGCGTGCACAGGGCTGGAAGCTGCTGTACCTCCAGCAGAAGCTCAGTGCCGGACTGGCCGCAGAGTCCATGGAGGATTTTGTGCGACAGCGCCAACGCTGGGCCAACGGCACGCTGCAAAGCCTGGGACTACCCCATGGCCCGCTACGGGCTTGTGGCCTCAGCCCCGGCCAGAGATTGGCCTACCTGGAGGGCGTCATCCATTGGCTGAACAACCTGCCGAGGTTGGTGCTGATGCTGATGCCGCTGAGCTACGGGCTGGTCGGCATTGCACCAATCCTGCTGGATCAGCGAGCCATCATCGAGTTGATGCTGCCGCTGTGGGGAACGGTGCTGCTCAGCATCGGCTGGCTGAACCGCAACAGCCGCTCAGCCCTGCTGACCGAACTAACCGGCTGGGTGCTCACCGTTCCGCTGGTGGTGAGCCTGATCTGCCAAGTCCTCGGTTCCTCCGTTGGATTCCAGGTCACCCCCAAGCATCGCCAGCGTTCCCGGGGCGGCTGGTCGTGGTTGTTGGCGCTTCCCCTGATCGTGCTCAGCCTGTTCAACCTGGCGAATCTGCTGGAGCTCGTGCATCAGCTGATGCTGCAGGGCTGGGGCGAACTGGGGGCACTTCAGCTGGGGCTGGTCTGGGCAGGACTGAATTTGTTGGGAACTCTCGTCGCTCTTCGCGCCTGCTGGAACCCTCCCCAGAGCGATCCCTCACCCTGGCTCAGCCTTGATCACGCCGCGAACGTGACCGATGCCGGGGGCCATAGCCATCCCTGTCGGATCACCGCCATCAGTGAAAGCGGTGTGGAGCTGGCCTTCGCCACGAAGGTCCCGCCGATTGTGGCTAGCAGCCAGCTGCAGTGGACAACGATCGTTCCACCTCTGCCGGTCGAGCTGCTCAAGATCCAAGAGCGTCGGGCAGCCCTGGACTGGGGAGAGCTCAACAGACGACAGCAGCACAGCCTGATCCACTGGTTGTTCTGCAGCGATGGGATCTGGCCGGACCGGAGGCCCCGACAAGAAGTGTTGGGGCTGCTGATGCTGCTGAAACGGTTGCTCTTCGGCGGCTCAGATCCTCAAGCGTTCGACCGTTCCCTTGTGCCACGTCGTTCCTGA
- a CDS encoding sulfatase-like hydrolase/transferase, with amino-acid sequence MGSAAARSFDASDPLRLLPTATERRVAELMGFNPDQLSDHELMLTRDVLNVSAQIGRGEPKTSADIAEIRQTIDDAQSSTARPPNLVVFIRDQVKPEDLWLPRDWARENLPTRQWLLDNGLSFENSFTNTAMCSSARATFFTGKFPAQHELGLLLSDIENPVLDSQVQLNPDLPTLGTVLMDQGYDVSFFGKTHLSKTITLEDGEVVYQDMQPYDFQAWQGPDAGQDMKPENAGGGYADNDSRFIEEATSWLEQRVASANDRPFAMVVSLVNPHDVLSYPLTWSDEDPETDFGYSAEMIEGSIDILPPTVTEPISTPVLAKNGINLAGNYKPQIQREWLLGQAGTQPLPTDQKKLNYLNFYGNLMAIADGQMGEVIDTLREQKVLGDTMLVSTSDHGEMGMSHGGMVQKMFNAYEESIRVPMIWSNPRYFKGGQTSDALVSLVDFLPTVAGLYGSSDEQLQSYNFSGVDYSSILSRASRFSSLPIDDLEVQSSVLYTYDDIYAGQNPRNSVPEGAWDHGLLPGPNRLQAVRTKDFKYVRYFSGDDAYEPANWQGELYDLRPDGGDYYPEVDPLTGVLNPFKAAPLELRNLDPKAEALRVLNGEQPLATDAQRLAYTQMSQLLDEQIDTRLQPLLPFPSQAPSITRYRGGSFGDASAYDDGDRIVRFLPESDGTQALEVAFNTRAGQSYNLVSLERTINEDGELVVSVGDRLVPNIIGTNGPSYQYLRGLSEDLQLSDLAVEWIGGFLPLGGLG; translated from the coding sequence ATGGGCTCCGCTGCTGCGCGGTCGTTTGATGCAAGCGATCCACTGAGACTTCTACCCACAGCGACGGAACGGCGCGTGGCTGAATTGATGGGGTTCAACCCTGATCAGCTCAGTGACCATGAGTTGATGCTGACGCGCGACGTTCTAAATGTGAGTGCTCAGATCGGTCGCGGGGAGCCGAAGACGTCCGCAGATATTGCTGAGATTCGCCAGACCATTGACGATGCGCAATCGTCCACTGCACGACCACCCAATCTGGTGGTGTTCATTAGGGATCAAGTCAAACCGGAAGACCTCTGGTTGCCGCGTGATTGGGCACGCGAAAACCTCCCGACCCGGCAGTGGTTGCTCGATAACGGACTGTCGTTTGAGAACTCATTCACCAACACGGCGATGTGTTCTTCGGCGCGGGCAACCTTCTTCACAGGCAAGTTTCCCGCTCAGCACGAACTTGGCCTGCTGTTGAGTGATATCGAGAATCCAGTGCTCGATTCACAGGTGCAGCTGAACCCTGACCTGCCCACCTTGGGCACCGTCTTGATGGATCAGGGGTATGACGTGTCGTTTTTCGGCAAGACCCACCTGAGCAAGACCATCACCCTTGAAGACGGTGAGGTCGTCTATCAAGACATGCAGCCTTACGACTTCCAGGCCTGGCAAGGTCCGGATGCTGGGCAAGACATGAAGCCTGAGAATGCAGGCGGCGGCTATGCCGACAACGACTCTCGCTTTATTGAGGAAGCCACCAGCTGGCTGGAGCAGCGCGTTGCGTCTGCGAACGATCGGCCTTTCGCCATGGTTGTGTCCCTGGTCAACCCTCACGATGTTCTCTCCTATCCCCTCACCTGGAGTGATGAGGATCCGGAGACGGATTTCGGCTACAGCGCGGAGATGATCGAGGGGAGCATTGACATCCTGCCCCCGACGGTGACTGAACCAATCAGCACTCCGGTGTTGGCCAAGAATGGCATCAACCTTGCGGGGAATTACAAACCTCAGATTCAGCGTGAGTGGTTGTTGGGTCAGGCCGGCACCCAGCCTTTGCCGACCGATCAAAAGAAGCTGAATTACCTCAACTTCTATGGAAATCTGATGGCCATTGCCGATGGCCAGATGGGTGAGGTGATTGACACGCTGCGTGAGCAAAAGGTTCTGGGCGACACCATGCTCGTGAGCACCAGTGATCACGGCGAGATGGGCATGTCGCATGGCGGCATGGTGCAGAAGATGTTCAACGCCTATGAGGAATCGATCCGGGTCCCAATGATTTGGTCGAACCCGCGCTATTTCAAAGGCGGACAGACCAGTGATGCACTGGTGTCATTGGTGGATTTTCTGCCCACCGTGGCTGGTCTGTATGGCTCCAGTGATGAACAACTGCAGAGCTACAACTTCAGCGGTGTCGACTACTCATCAATTCTGAGCCGGGCATCACGGTTTTCATCGCTTCCGATCGATGATCTCGAAGTGCAGTCGTCCGTGCTTTACACCTACGACGACATTTATGCAGGCCAGAATCCTCGCAATTCTGTTCCCGAGGGGGCCTGGGATCACGGTTTGCTGCCAGGTCCCAATCGTTTGCAAGCGGTGCGCACCAAGGATTTCAAATATGTGCGCTATTTCTCAGGTGATGATGCCTACGAGCCCGCCAATTGGCAGGGGGAGTTGTATGACCTGCGTCCGGATGGTGGGGACTATTACCCCGAGGTGGATCCATTGACTGGGGTGTTGAACCCCTTTAAGGCCGCGCCACTGGAATTGCGCAACCTCGACCCCAAGGCCGAGGCCTTGCGCGTGCTGAATGGCGAGCAGCCACTGGCCACCGATGCACAGCGATTGGCTTATACCCAGATGTCGCAGTTGCTCGATGAGCAGATCGACACGCGCTTGCAACCCCTTTTGCCCTTTCCTTCCCAAGCGCCCTCCATCACTCGCTACCGCGGCGGCTCCTTTGGGGACGCGTCGGCCTACGACGATGGAGATCGCATCGTGCGCTTCTTGCCCGAATCCGATGGCACACAAGCGCTTGAGGTGGCCTTCAACACACGCGCCGGCCAGAGCTACAACCTCGTGTCGCTTGAGCGCACCATCAACGAAGACGGTGAGCTCGTGGTGAGTGTTGGGGATCGCTTGGTTCCCAACATCATCGGCACTAATGGACCGTCGTATCAGTATCTGCGCGGGCTTTCGGAAGACCTGCAGCTCTCTGATCTGGCGGTGGAGTGGATCGGTGGATTCTTGCCTCTGGGGGGGCTTGGATGA
- a CDS encoding malate:quinone oxidoreductase, with translation MDRYDAVLVGAGIMSSTLASLLHALDPGLRLLLVERLEGPALESSAAVNNAGTGHAANCELNYTPQQPDGTVATAKALSINAAFERSLEFWASLAEKGQLDPASFLHQVPHLSLVWGQDDVAFLQQRHRQLSQLPAFSAMQWSVDAAEIADWMPLVMEGRRRDQPVAATRIERGVDLDFGSLTRALLQPLQTAGALEVCFGTSVQGLSRLRTPAMTSGDWQLELKGPTGRRSVQAPFVFLGAGGGALPLLQSSGIPEAADYAGFPVSGQWLVCGKSALVERHHAKVYGKAKVGAPPMSVPHLDTRWIDGQRSLLFGPYAGFSSKFLKTGSLLDLPLSVRPTNLLPMLQVGVNNLPLVKYLINQLRQSETDRMEALRAFLPEARDEDWSLSVAGQRVQIIKRTQDGGKLQMGTEVVTAADGSLAALLGASPGASTSVRIMLEVLERCFSSGLASDDWQQRLQALIPSYGRDLNADAELLVKTRQRSDALLGLSV, from the coding sequence ATGGACCGTTACGACGCTGTGCTCGTGGGCGCGGGAATCATGAGTTCCACCCTGGCGTCGTTGCTGCATGCACTCGACCCAGGGCTGCGCCTGCTGCTGGTGGAGCGGCTTGAGGGGCCTGCCTTGGAAAGCAGTGCGGCCGTGAACAATGCCGGCACCGGCCATGCGGCCAACTGCGAACTCAACTACACGCCGCAACAGCCCGACGGAACGGTGGCCACCGCCAAGGCGCTCTCCATCAATGCGGCTTTTGAGCGCAGCTTGGAGTTCTGGGCTTCTTTGGCCGAAAAGGGACAGCTGGACCCAGCCAGCTTTCTCCACCAGGTGCCGCATCTGAGCCTGGTGTGGGGGCAGGACGATGTGGCGTTCCTGCAGCAGCGGCATCGACAACTCAGTCAGCTCCCTGCGTTTTCGGCCATGCAGTGGAGCGTGGATGCCGCCGAAATTGCCGATTGGATGCCTCTGGTGATGGAGGGGCGCCGGCGCGATCAGCCCGTGGCAGCAACGCGGATTGAACGGGGGGTTGATCTGGATTTCGGTTCGCTCACCCGAGCGTTGCTGCAGCCCCTGCAGACCGCCGGTGCGCTGGAGGTGTGTTTCGGCACCAGCGTGCAGGGGCTGAGTCGGTTGCGCACTCCAGCGATGACCTCCGGCGATTGGCAGTTAGAGCTCAAGGGCCCCACCGGTCGCCGCTCCGTTCAAGCCCCCTTTGTGTTTCTTGGTGCAGGCGGTGGGGCCTTGCCGCTACTGCAGAGCAGTGGCATTCCGGAGGCGGCTGACTATGCCGGTTTCCCGGTGAGTGGTCAGTGGTTGGTGTGTGGCAAATCGGCGTTGGTGGAACGGCACCACGCCAAGGTTTATGGCAAGGCGAAGGTCGGTGCCCCGCCGATGTCGGTGCCTCATCTCGACACCCGCTGGATTGATGGTCAGCGCTCGCTGCTGTTCGGGCCCTATGCGGGATTCAGCAGCAAGTTCCTGAAGACTGGTTCGCTGCTGGATCTGCCTCTTTCGGTGCGTCCCACCAACCTGCTGCCGATGTTGCAGGTGGGGGTCAACAACCTGCCGCTGGTGAAGTATTTGATCAACCAATTGCGCCAGAGCGAGACGGACCGCATGGAGGCCCTGCGTGCCTTCCTGCCGGAAGCGCGCGATGAGGATTGGAGCCTGTCCGTGGCCGGTCAGCGGGTGCAGATCATCAAGCGCACCCAAGACGGCGGCAAGCTGCAGATGGGCACCGAAGTGGTGACGGCTGCCGATGGATCGTTGGCGGCGTTGCTGGGGGCTTCGCCTGGGGCGAGCACCTCGGTGCGGATCATGCTGGAGGTCTTGGAACGCTGTTTTTCCTCAGGACTGGCCAGCGATGATTGGCAGCAGCGCCTCCAGGCTCTGATCCCTAGTTATGGACGAGACCTCAACGCTGACGCAGAGCTGTTGGTCAAGACGCGTCAGCGCAGCGATGCGCTGCTCGGGCTAAGCGTCTGA
- a CDS encoding gamma-glutamylcyclotransferase encodes MKRLFVYGSLKSNGSAHHLLKGSKRDRDGIVDGFVEIEHRSYPMLQRGDGSIEGEVYWVPDLGWPALDDWEEVPEVYQRTSVTLRDGRSVRIYEAAQGNLQQTPPQSFQHPS; translated from the coding sequence CTGAAGCGCCTCTTCGTCTACGGATCACTCAAAAGCAACGGCAGTGCCCATCACTTGCTGAAGGGCAGCAAACGCGATCGAGACGGCATCGTTGATGGCTTCGTCGAAATCGAACACCGTAGTTATCCGATGCTGCAGAGGGGGGACGGGTCTATTGAAGGAGAGGTGTACTGGGTGCCCGACCTTGGTTGGCCAGCCTTGGATGATTGGGAAGAGGTGCCTGAGGTGTACCAACGCACCAGCGTGACCCTCAGAGATGGGCGCAGCGTTCGTATCTACGAAGCGGCTCAAGGGAATCTCCAGCAGACCCCCCCTCAGTCGTTCCAGCACCCCTCTTAG
- a CDS encoding Nif11-like leader peptide family natural product precursor gives MSGQDQLVAFLERVRTDDQLQQRLAEHRVELWGDSHLPLDIDLDAVIALAADLGFGFDRADVVACQCRQLERFSSFEMENAVVASRYLARLQLQIERGGRPEPPINYYRG, from the coding sequence ATGAGCGGTCAAGACCAGCTTGTGGCTTTTCTGGAGCGCGTACGAACGGATGATCAGCTTCAGCAGCGGCTTGCTGAACACCGCGTGGAGCTCTGGGGTGACAGCCACCTGCCCTTGGACATCGACTTGGATGCGGTCATCGCTCTGGCCGCCGACCTGGGTTTTGGCTTTGACCGTGCAGATGTGGTCGCCTGTCAGTGCCGCCAACTAGAGCGTTTTTCTTCGTTTGAGATGGAGAACGCTGTGGTGGCAAGCCGATACCTGGCCCGCTTGCAGCTGCAGATTGAACGTGGTGGGCGGCCTGAGCCTCCAATCAACTACTACCGCGGCTAG
- a CDS encoding multidrug efflux SMR transporter, producing the protein MPSPWLLLLLAISAEVVGTSCLKLSEGFSRPGPTIVVLAAYGISMTLMSRVVQVLPIGLTYALWSGIGIVAIVLIGMLAYDQMPSPAQLMGMGLITAGVVIVNLSGSMKNG; encoded by the coding sequence ATGCCATCCCCCTGGCTGCTGCTTCTGCTGGCGATCAGCGCCGAAGTGGTGGGCACCTCCTGCCTGAAGCTGTCGGAGGGATTCAGCCGTCCGGGCCCAACCATCGTGGTGCTGGCGGCCTATGGCATCTCCATGACCTTGATGTCGCGGGTGGTGCAAGTGCTGCCGATTGGGCTCACCTATGCCCTCTGGAGTGGCATCGGCATCGTGGCCATTGTGTTGATCGGGATGCTGGCCTACGACCAGATGCCAAGCCCAGCACAACTGATGGGCATGGGACTGATCACCGCTGGAGTGGTGATCGTGAATCTGTCGGGTTCGATGAAGAACGGCTGA
- a CDS encoding NifU family protein, which produces MSTETMPLTSENVEKVLDELRPFLMADGGNVEVVEIDGPVVKVRLQGACGSCPSSTMTLKMGIERKMREAIPEVSEVVQVL; this is translated from the coding sequence ATGAGCACCGAAACGATGCCTCTCACCAGCGAGAATGTGGAGAAGGTGCTCGATGAGCTGCGCCCCTTCCTGATGGCTGATGGCGGCAATGTGGAAGTGGTGGAGATCGACGGACCGGTGGTGAAGGTGCGCCTGCAGGGTGCCTGCGGCAGCTGCCCCAGCAGCACGATGACGCTGAAGATGGGCATCGAGCGCAAGATGCGCGAAGCGATTCCTGAAGTGAGCGAAGTGGTGCAAGTGCTCTGA
- a CDS encoding TVP38/TMEM64 family protein, whose product MQRWRRLLLITAVVAALAVLLHLIHVHGLEPIRAQVEQLGVWAPLGIVVLRGISILLPALPSTAYSLLAGALLGFQSGFITIVVCDLIFCQSAFLLAQVYGRGPVRRLVGEKAMVRIENFGRNQLEGNPFLLTGMLMTGFFDFVSYAAGLSGTRWRGFAVPLLLSVLLSTAPIVALGAGIFQDGQKLLIGGVLGVFALALVAGLVKRRTRNNAESDA is encoded by the coding sequence ATGCAGCGTTGGCGTCGTCTGCTGCTGATCACGGCCGTGGTGGCCGCACTCGCCGTGTTACTTCACCTCATTCATGTGCATGGGCTGGAACCCATCCGCGCCCAGGTGGAGCAGCTGGGGGTGTGGGCACCGCTGGGGATCGTGGTGCTGCGCGGCATCAGCATCCTGCTGCCCGCCCTGCCAAGCACGGCCTACTCGCTGCTGGCCGGAGCGTTGCTGGGCTTCCAGTCAGGCTTCATCACGATAGTGGTCTGCGACCTGATCTTCTGCCAGTCGGCATTCCTGCTCGCACAGGTGTATGGCCGAGGACCGGTGCGGCGCCTCGTGGGCGAGAAAGCGATGGTGAGGATCGAAAACTTCGGACGCAACCAGCTGGAGGGCAATCCCTTCCTGCTGACGGGAATGCTGATGACCGGGTTCTTCGATTTCGTGAGCTACGCCGCTGGCCTCAGCGGGACCCGCTGGCGAGGCTTTGCCGTGCCGCTCCTGTTGAGCGTGCTGTTGAGCACGGCCCCGATCGTTGCCCTGGGCGCCGGCATCTTCCAGGACGGCCAGAAACTGCTGATCGGAGGGGTGCTTGGGGTGTTCGCCCTAGCCCTGGTGGCGGGCCTGGTGAAGCGCCGCACCCGCAACAACGCCGAATCAGACGCTTAG